The following proteins are encoded in a genomic region of Palaemon carinicauda isolate YSFRI2023 chromosome 19, ASM3689809v2, whole genome shotgun sequence:
- the LOC137659081 gene encoding S-antigen protein-like yields MGRTSAGKPKHPLRCPTTAVASPVNKPKLTVLGGDRSAAKRKLREHEGCVTENSEEHATQDSEECVTQNSEEHFNQNSEEHFNQNSEECVTQNFEERVTQKYSEHVSKKNSEEHVTQHSEERVTQNSEECDAHSFNECVAKNCEERFTQNSEEHVTLKYSEECVTQNNCEERVTQNTKDHVTQNSEECVTQNFKERVTQNSEERVT; encoded by the exons ATGGGGAG aacgtcagccggcaagCCCAAACATCCactgcggtgcccaaccacagcagtggcctccccagtaaacaagcctaaactcacggtcctgggcggggatcgatctgctgccaagcgaaaGCTACGGGAACACG aagggtgtgttacTGAGAATTCTGAAGAACATGCTACTCAAGATTCTGAAGAATGTGTAACTCAGAATTCTGAAGAACATTTTAATCAGAATTCTGAAGAACATTTTAATCAGAATTCTGAAGAATGTGTTACTCAGAATTTCGAAGAACGTGTTACTCAGAAAT ATTCTGAACATGTTTCCAAGAAGAATTCTGAAGAGCATGTTACTCAGCATTCGGAAGAACGTGTTACTCAGAATTCCGAAGAATGTGATGCTCATAGTTTTAATGAATGTGTAGCTAAGAATTGTGAAGAACGTTTTACTCAAAACTCTGAAGAACATGTTACTCTAAAGTATTCGGAAGAATGTGTTACTCAGAATAATTGTGAAGAACGTGTTACTCAGAATACTAAAGATCATGTTACTCAGAATTCTGAAGAATGTGTTACTCAAAATTTTAAAGAACGTGTTACTCAGAATTCTGAAGAACGTGTTACTTAA